The following are from one region of the Cinclus cinclus chromosome 7, bCinCin1.1, whole genome shotgun sequence genome:
- the MMS19 gene encoding MMS19 nucleotide excision repair protein homolog isoform X6, producing the protein MCEVLSPGLAVSVLKAIFQEVHVQSLMQLDRHTVYSIITNFMSTREEELKGLGANFTFGFIQVMDGEKDPRNLLVAFQIVRDLIAKDYALGPFVEELFEVTSCYFPVDFTPPPNDPHGIQREDLILSLRAVLASTPQFAEFLLPLLIEKLDSELQSAKLDSLQTLTACCAIYGQKELQEFLPSLWSSLRREVFQTASEKIEMECLAALHALSACLSRSVLSSDSEDLLDSFLSSILQDCRHHLCEPDMKLVWPSAKLLQAAAGASLRTYHRITRSVLPLLLEQYTKHMQSSQRRTILEMLLGFLELQQKWGHVEEDESTLLSLQAPVCSVVFSALLDPSVQLQLVGIKALTILGSLQGFLSSSDLELVVDHLIRLALHEEDSQSSEAAMEAAGSLAPTYPKVFSGCMVPRLEEELQSEREENYHNHHSLQQRCLQALAAVSTHTSIVKETVPVLLQHLQKVQKGTEARNTQDMVSVCQSLHRVALQCQQDAEGCWYFHQTVVPCLLAVAVQAAMPESTHTLPAKTLLEEEVLAAMIPVISAATTHLSPELAAQSVSHVVPLFLDGEVSFLPQNSFPCSFQPFGDGECLEAQRCLVALLMAFVCSLPRNVAIPQQERLLRELLALGCSCNCPFTATTAAKCFAGLVNKHPAGQQLTEILQLAVNRMEASLTEGPRRMQALTLLLWVTKALVLRYHPLSSCLTDKLLGLLGDTELGPAAADGFSLLMAESPDVLHKGCHADVRIMFRQRFFTDNVPKLVQGFHGAGPDVKANYLKSLSHVLNHLPKPVLVTELPTLLSLLLEALSCSDRVVQLSTLSCLHPLLLEAPQIMSLHVDTLVTKFLNLTSSPTMAVRIAALRCAHALTSLPTTVLLPYKGRVIRALAKPLDDKKRLVRKEAVAARGEWFLLGSPGR; encoded by the exons ATGTGTGAGGTGCTGTCTCCAGGGCTAGCAGTGTCTGTGCTCAAAGCCATCTTCCAAGAGGTGCATGTGCAG TCCTTGATGCAGCTGGACCGCCACACAGTCTACAGCATCATCACCAACTTCATGAGCACCAGGGAGGAAG agctgaaagGCCTGGGTGCCAACTTCACCTTCGGCTTCATCCAGGTCATGGATGGGGAGAAGGATCCCCGCAATCTGCTGGTGGCCTTCCAGATTGTGCGTGATCTCATTGCCAAGGACTATGCCCTGG GTCCCTTTGTGGAAGAGCTGTTTGAAGTTACATCCTGCTACTTCCCTGTTGATTTTACTCCA CCCCCCAATGATCCTCATGGCATCCAGAGGGAAGACCTGATCCTGAGCCTCCGGGCTGTACTGGCCTCCACACCCCAATTTGCTGAG ttccttctccctctccttatTGAGAAGTTGGACTCAGAACTGCAGAGTGCCAAGCTTGACTCGCTGCAAACTCTG ACTGCCTGCTGTGCCATCTAcgggcagaaggagctgcaggaattccttcccagcctCTGGTCATCCCTGCGCAGAGAG GTGTTCCAGACGGCGAGTGAGAAGATTGAGATGGAATGCCTGGCTGCCCTGCATGCTCTCTCTGCCTGCCTCTCCCGCTCCGTGCTCAGCTCTGATTCTGAGGATCTGCTGGattccttcctcagcagcatcCTGCAAG ATTGCAGGCACCATCTGTGTGAGCCCGACATGAAGCTGGTGTGGCCCAGTGCCAAACTcttgcaggcagcagcaggtgccTCGCTCCGCACCTACCACCGCATCACCCGCAGCgtcctgcccctgctgctggagcaatACACCAAGCACATGCAG agcagccagaggaGAACAATCCTGGAAATGCTGCTAGGCTTCCTGGAGTTGCAGCAGAAGTGGGGACATGTGGAAGAAG ATGAGAGCACTCTGCTGTCACTCCAAGCTCCAGTTTGCTCTGTGGTGTTCTCGGCGCTGCTGGATCCcagtgtgcagctgcagctggttgGGATCAAGGCACTGACTATCCTGGGCTCCCTGCAAG GTTTCCTGTCTTCCTCTGATCTGGAGCTGGTTGTGGATCACTTAATCCGTCTTGCTCTTCATGAGGAGGATTCCCAGAGCAG TGAAGCAGCAATGGAAGCAGCTGGGTCCCTGGCCCCCACCTACCCAAAGGTTTTCTCTGGATGCATGGTACCCAGGCTTGAAGAGGAGCTGCAGTCAG AGCGGGAGGAGAACTACCACAACCACCACTCCTTGCAACAGCGCTGCCTGCAGGCCCTGGCAGCTGTGTCCACCCACACCAGCATCGTGAAGGAGACTGTCCCTGTTCTGCTACAGCATCTCCAGAAGGTGCAGAAAG GGACCGAGGCCAGGAACACCCAAGACATGGTCtctgtgtgccagagcctgcACCGTGTGGCCCTGCAGTGCCAACAGGATGCCGAGGGCTGCTGGTACTTCCACCAGACGGTGGTGCCGTGCCTGCTGGCCgtggctgtgcaggcagccaTGCCAG AGAGCACGCATACACTGCCAGCCAAGACActgctggaggaagaggttCTGGCTGCCATGATCCCAGTCATCAGTGCTGCTACCACTCACCTGAGCCCTGA gcTGGCTGCCCAGAGTGTGTCTCATGTGGTGCCCCTCTTCCTGGATGGAGAGGTTTCATTCCTACCCCAAAACAgttttccctgctccttccagccttTCGGG GATGGGGAGTGCTTGGAGGCACAGAGATGCCTGGTCGCCCTCCTCATGGCCTTCGTCTGCTCCTTGCCCCGTAAT GTGGCAATCCCTCAGCAGGAACGGCTGCtccgggagctgctggcattGGGCTGTTCCTGCAACTGTCCCTTCACAGCCACCACAGCTGCTAAGTGCTTTGCAGGGCTGGTGAACAAGCACCCAGCAG ggcagcagctgactGAAATCCTACAGCTTGCAGTGAACAGGATGGAGGCCAGCCTCACAGAGGGGCCCCGCCGAATGCAGGCACTCACCTTGCTGCTCTGG GTGACCAAAGCCTTGGTGTTGCGCTACCACCCCCTGAGCTCCTGCCTGACAGACAAG CTGCTGGGCCTGTTGGGTGACACAGAGCTCGGCCCTGCCGCAGCCGATGGCTTCTCCCTGCTCATGGCCGAGTCCCCAGACGTGCTGCACAAGGGCTGCCATGCTGACGTGCGCATCATGTTCCGCCAGCGCTTCTTCACTGACAACGTCCCCAAGCTGGTGCAAGGCTTCCATGGGGCTGGCCCCG ATGTGAAGGCCAATTACCTGAAAAGCCTGTCCCATGTACTCAACCACCTCCCCAAACCTGTACTGGTGACAGAGCTGCCCACG ctgctttccctCCTGCTTGAGGCCTTGTCCTGCTCAGATCGTGTAGTACAGCTCTCCACACTGAGCTGCCTCCACCCACTGCTGCTCGAAGCTCCCCAGATCATGAGCCTGCATGTCGACACACTGGTCACCAAGTTCCTCAACCTCACCTCCAGCCCCACCATG GCTGTCCGCATTGCTGCCCTGCGCTGTGCCCATGCCCTCACCAGTCTGCCCACAACAGTG CTGCTCCCATACAAGGGCCGAGTTATCCGGGCACTGGCCAAGCCTTTGGATGACAAAAAGAGGCTAGTGCGGAAGGAAGCAGTGGCAGCACGCGGAGAATG gttCCTGCTCGGGAGCCCAGGCAGGTGA
- the MMS19 gene encoding MMS19 nucleotide excision repair protein homolog isoform X4: MAAAGTETGTEVLAAFVRDFVSGQQDGRAAEVAAGVKDGRWTVLQLVEALGFCLENTDPRTRGRGIQLLSQVLLQCYSLLQEKEVLHLVLFYESRLQDHHLVIPSVLQGLRALSMCEVLSPGLAVSVLKAIFQEVHVQSLMQLDRHTVYSIITNFMSTREEGPFVEELFEVTSCYFPVDFTPPPNDPHGIQREDLILSLRAVLASTPQFAEFLLPLLIEKLDSELQSAKLDSLQTLTACCAIYGQKELQEFLPSLWSSLRREVFQTASEKIEMECLAALHALSACLSRSVLSSDSEDLLDSFLSSILQDCRHHLCEPDMKLVWPSAKLLQAAAGASLRTYHRITRSVLPLLLEQYTKHMQSSQRRTILEMLLGFLELQQKWGHVEEDESTLLSLQAPVCSVVFSALLDPSVQLQLVGIKALTILGSLQGFLSSSDLELVVDHLIRLALHEEDSQSSEAAMEAAGSLAPTYPKVFSGCMVPRLEEELQSGRAGKGREENYHNHHSLQQRCLQALAAVSTHTSIVKETVPVLLQHLQKVQKGTEARNTQDMVSVCQSLHRVALQCQQDAEGCWYFHQTVVPCLLAVAVQAAMPESTHTLPAKTLLEEEVLAAMIPVISAATTHLSPELAAQSVSHVVPLFLDGEVSFLPQNSFPCSFQPFGDGECLEAQRCLVALLMAFVCSLPRNVAIPQQERLLRELLALGCSCNCPFTATTAAKCFAGLVNKHPAGQQLTEILQLAVNRMEASLTEGPRRMQALTLLLWVTKALVLRYHPLSSCLTDKLLGLLGDTELGPAAADGFSLLMAESPDVLHKGCHADVRIMFRQRFFTDNVPKLVQGFHGAGPDVKANYLKSLSHVLNHLPKPVLVTELPTLLSLLLEALSCSDRVVQLSTLSCLHPLLLEAPQIMSLHVDTLVTKFLNLTSSPTMAVRIAALRCAHALTSLPTTVLLPYKGRVIRALAKPLDDKKRLVRKEAVAARGEWFLLGSPGR, encoded by the exons ATGGCGGCGGCCGGGACGGAGACCGGGACGGAGGTTCTTGCCGCCTTCGTCCGGGACTTCGTGTCCGGGCAGCAGGACGGCCGCGCCGCGGAGGTGGCAGCAG gggTGAAAGATGGAAGGTGGACAGTACTGCAGCTTGTGGAAGCCCTGGG GTTTTGTCTGGAGAACACAGATCCTCGGACACGAGGGCGAGGCATCCAGCTGTTGTCACAAGTCCTGCTCCAGTGCtactccctgctccaggagaagGAAG TGCTGCATCTGGTCCTATTCTATGAGAGCCGGCTGCAAGATCATCACCTGGTGATTccctctgtgctccagggacTCCGAGCACTG AGCATGTGTGAGGTGCTGTCTCCAGGGCTAGCAGTGTCTGTGCTCAAAGCCATCTTCCAAGAGGTGCATGTGCAG TCCTTGATGCAGCTGGACCGCCACACAGTCTACAGCATCATCACCAACTTCATGAGCACCAGGGAGGAAG GTCCCTTTGTGGAAGAGCTGTTTGAAGTTACATCCTGCTACTTCCCTGTTGATTTTACTCCA CCCCCCAATGATCCTCATGGCATCCAGAGGGAAGACCTGATCCTGAGCCTCCGGGCTGTACTGGCCTCCACACCCCAATTTGCTGAG ttccttctccctctccttatTGAGAAGTTGGACTCAGAACTGCAGAGTGCCAAGCTTGACTCGCTGCAAACTCTG ACTGCCTGCTGTGCCATCTAcgggcagaaggagctgcaggaattccttcccagcctCTGGTCATCCCTGCGCAGAGAG GTGTTCCAGACGGCGAGTGAGAAGATTGAGATGGAATGCCTGGCTGCCCTGCATGCTCTCTCTGCCTGCCTCTCCCGCTCCGTGCTCAGCTCTGATTCTGAGGATCTGCTGGattccttcctcagcagcatcCTGCAAG ATTGCAGGCACCATCTGTGTGAGCCCGACATGAAGCTGGTGTGGCCCAGTGCCAAACTcttgcaggcagcagcaggtgccTCGCTCCGCACCTACCACCGCATCACCCGCAGCgtcctgcccctgctgctggagcaatACACCAAGCACATGCAG agcagccagaggaGAACAATCCTGGAAATGCTGCTAGGCTTCCTGGAGTTGCAGCAGAAGTGGGGACATGTGGAAGAAG ATGAGAGCACTCTGCTGTCACTCCAAGCTCCAGTTTGCTCTGTGGTGTTCTCGGCGCTGCTGGATCCcagtgtgcagctgcagctggttgGGATCAAGGCACTGACTATCCTGGGCTCCCTGCAAG GTTTCCTGTCTTCCTCTGATCTGGAGCTGGTTGTGGATCACTTAATCCGTCTTGCTCTTCATGAGGAGGATTCCCAGAGCAG TGAAGCAGCAATGGAAGCAGCTGGGTCCCTGGCCCCCACCTACCCAAAGGTTTTCTCTGGATGCATGGTACCCAGGCTTGAAGAGGAGCTGCAGTCAGGTAGGGCTGGGAAAGGA CGGGAGGAGAACTACCACAACCACCACTCCTTGCAACAGCGCTGCCTGCAGGCCCTGGCAGCTGTGTCCACCCACACCAGCATCGTGAAGGAGACTGTCCCTGTTCTGCTACAGCATCTCCAGAAGGTGCAGAAAG GGACCGAGGCCAGGAACACCCAAGACATGGTCtctgtgtgccagagcctgcACCGTGTGGCCCTGCAGTGCCAACAGGATGCCGAGGGCTGCTGGTACTTCCACCAGACGGTGGTGCCGTGCCTGCTGGCCgtggctgtgcaggcagccaTGCCAG AGAGCACGCATACACTGCCAGCCAAGACActgctggaggaagaggttCTGGCTGCCATGATCCCAGTCATCAGTGCTGCTACCACTCACCTGAGCCCTGA gcTGGCTGCCCAGAGTGTGTCTCATGTGGTGCCCCTCTTCCTGGATGGAGAGGTTTCATTCCTACCCCAAAACAgttttccctgctccttccagccttTCGGG GATGGGGAGTGCTTGGAGGCACAGAGATGCCTGGTCGCCCTCCTCATGGCCTTCGTCTGCTCCTTGCCCCGTAAT GTGGCAATCCCTCAGCAGGAACGGCTGCtccgggagctgctggcattGGGCTGTTCCTGCAACTGTCCCTTCACAGCCACCACAGCTGCTAAGTGCTTTGCAGGGCTGGTGAACAAGCACCCAGCAG ggcagcagctgactGAAATCCTACAGCTTGCAGTGAACAGGATGGAGGCCAGCCTCACAGAGGGGCCCCGCCGAATGCAGGCACTCACCTTGCTGCTCTGG GTGACCAAAGCCTTGGTGTTGCGCTACCACCCCCTGAGCTCCTGCCTGACAGACAAG CTGCTGGGCCTGTTGGGTGACACAGAGCTCGGCCCTGCCGCAGCCGATGGCTTCTCCCTGCTCATGGCCGAGTCCCCAGACGTGCTGCACAAGGGCTGCCATGCTGACGTGCGCATCATGTTCCGCCAGCGCTTCTTCACTGACAACGTCCCCAAGCTGGTGCAAGGCTTCCATGGGGCTGGCCCCG ATGTGAAGGCCAATTACCTGAAAAGCCTGTCCCATGTACTCAACCACCTCCCCAAACCTGTACTGGTGACAGAGCTGCCCACG ctgctttccctCCTGCTTGAGGCCTTGTCCTGCTCAGATCGTGTAGTACAGCTCTCCACACTGAGCTGCCTCCACCCACTGCTGCTCGAAGCTCCCCAGATCATGAGCCTGCATGTCGACACACTGGTCACCAAGTTCCTCAACCTCACCTCCAGCCCCACCATG GCTGTCCGCATTGCTGCCCTGCGCTGTGCCCATGCCCTCACCAGTCTGCCCACAACAGTG CTGCTCCCATACAAGGGCCGAGTTATCCGGGCACTGGCCAAGCCTTTGGATGACAAAAAGAGGCTAGTGCGGAAGGAAGCAGTGGCAGCACGCGGAGAATG gttCCTGCTCGGGAGCCCAGGCAGGTGA
- the MMS19 gene encoding MMS19 nucleotide excision repair protein homolog isoform X3 has translation MAAAGTETGTEVLAAFVRDFVSGQQDGRAAEVAAGVKDGRWTVLQLVEALGFCLENTDPRTRGRGIQLLSQVLLQCYSLLQEKEVLHLVLFYESRLQDHHLVIPSVLQGLRALSMCEVLSPGLAVSVLKAIFQEVHVQSLMQLDRHTVYSIITNFMSTREEELKGLGANFTFGFIQVMDGEKDPRNLLVAFQIVRDLIAKDYALGPFVEELFEVTSCYFPVDFTPPPNDPHGIQREDLILSLRAVLASTPQFAETACCAIYGQKELQEFLPSLWSSLRREVFQTASEKIEMECLAALHALSACLSRSVLSSDSEDLLDSFLSSILQDCRHHLCEPDMKLVWPSAKLLQAAAGASLRTYHRITRSVLPLLLEQYTKHMQSSQRRTILEMLLGFLELQQKWGHVEEDESTLLSLQAPVCSVVFSALLDPSVQLQLVGIKALTILGSLQGFLSSSDLELVVDHLIRLALHEEDSQSSEAAMEAAGSLAPTYPKVFSGCMVPRLEEELQSEREENYHNHHSLQQRCLQALAAVSTHTSIVKETVPVLLQHLQKVQKGTEARNTQDMVSVCQSLHRVALQCQQDAEGCWYFHQTVVPCLLAVAVQAAMPESTHTLPAKTLLEEEVLAAMIPVISAATTHLSPELAAQSVSHVVPLFLDGEVSFLPQNSFPCSFQPFGDGECLEAQRCLVALLMAFVCSLPRNVAIPQQERLLRELLALGCSCNCPFTATTAAKCFAGLVNKHPAGQQLTEILQLAVNRMEASLTEGPRRMQALTLLLWVTKALVLRYHPLSSCLTDKLLGLLGDTELGPAAADGFSLLMAESPDVLHKGCHADVRIMFRQRFFTDNVPKLVQGFHGAGPDVKANYLKSLSHVLNHLPKPVLVTELPTLLSLLLEALSCSDRVVQLSTLSCLHPLLLEAPQIMSLHVDTLVTKFLNLTSSPTMAVRIAALRCAHALTSLPTTVLLPYKGRVIRALAKPLDDKKRLVRKEAVAARGEWFLLGSPGR, from the exons ATGGCGGCGGCCGGGACGGAGACCGGGACGGAGGTTCTTGCCGCCTTCGTCCGGGACTTCGTGTCCGGGCAGCAGGACGGCCGCGCCGCGGAGGTGGCAGCAG gggTGAAAGATGGAAGGTGGACAGTACTGCAGCTTGTGGAAGCCCTGGG GTTTTGTCTGGAGAACACAGATCCTCGGACACGAGGGCGAGGCATCCAGCTGTTGTCACAAGTCCTGCTCCAGTGCtactccctgctccaggagaagGAAG TGCTGCATCTGGTCCTATTCTATGAGAGCCGGCTGCAAGATCATCACCTGGTGATTccctctgtgctccagggacTCCGAGCACTG AGCATGTGTGAGGTGCTGTCTCCAGGGCTAGCAGTGTCTGTGCTCAAAGCCATCTTCCAAGAGGTGCATGTGCAG TCCTTGATGCAGCTGGACCGCCACACAGTCTACAGCATCATCACCAACTTCATGAGCACCAGGGAGGAAG agctgaaagGCCTGGGTGCCAACTTCACCTTCGGCTTCATCCAGGTCATGGATGGGGAGAAGGATCCCCGCAATCTGCTGGTGGCCTTCCAGATTGTGCGTGATCTCATTGCCAAGGACTATGCCCTGG GTCCCTTTGTGGAAGAGCTGTTTGAAGTTACATCCTGCTACTTCCCTGTTGATTTTACTCCA CCCCCCAATGATCCTCATGGCATCCAGAGGGAAGACCTGATCCTGAGCCTCCGGGCTGTACTGGCCTCCACACCCCAATTTGCTGAG ACTGCCTGCTGTGCCATCTAcgggcagaaggagctgcaggaattccttcccagcctCTGGTCATCCCTGCGCAGAGAG GTGTTCCAGACGGCGAGTGAGAAGATTGAGATGGAATGCCTGGCTGCCCTGCATGCTCTCTCTGCCTGCCTCTCCCGCTCCGTGCTCAGCTCTGATTCTGAGGATCTGCTGGattccttcctcagcagcatcCTGCAAG ATTGCAGGCACCATCTGTGTGAGCCCGACATGAAGCTGGTGTGGCCCAGTGCCAAACTcttgcaggcagcagcaggtgccTCGCTCCGCACCTACCACCGCATCACCCGCAGCgtcctgcccctgctgctggagcaatACACCAAGCACATGCAG agcagccagaggaGAACAATCCTGGAAATGCTGCTAGGCTTCCTGGAGTTGCAGCAGAAGTGGGGACATGTGGAAGAAG ATGAGAGCACTCTGCTGTCACTCCAAGCTCCAGTTTGCTCTGTGGTGTTCTCGGCGCTGCTGGATCCcagtgtgcagctgcagctggttgGGATCAAGGCACTGACTATCCTGGGCTCCCTGCAAG GTTTCCTGTCTTCCTCTGATCTGGAGCTGGTTGTGGATCACTTAATCCGTCTTGCTCTTCATGAGGAGGATTCCCAGAGCAG TGAAGCAGCAATGGAAGCAGCTGGGTCCCTGGCCCCCACCTACCCAAAGGTTTTCTCTGGATGCATGGTACCCAGGCTTGAAGAGGAGCTGCAGTCAG AGCGGGAGGAGAACTACCACAACCACCACTCCTTGCAACAGCGCTGCCTGCAGGCCCTGGCAGCTGTGTCCACCCACACCAGCATCGTGAAGGAGACTGTCCCTGTTCTGCTACAGCATCTCCAGAAGGTGCAGAAAG GGACCGAGGCCAGGAACACCCAAGACATGGTCtctgtgtgccagagcctgcACCGTGTGGCCCTGCAGTGCCAACAGGATGCCGAGGGCTGCTGGTACTTCCACCAGACGGTGGTGCCGTGCCTGCTGGCCgtggctgtgcaggcagccaTGCCAG AGAGCACGCATACACTGCCAGCCAAGACActgctggaggaagaggttCTGGCTGCCATGATCCCAGTCATCAGTGCTGCTACCACTCACCTGAGCCCTGA gcTGGCTGCCCAGAGTGTGTCTCATGTGGTGCCCCTCTTCCTGGATGGAGAGGTTTCATTCCTACCCCAAAACAgttttccctgctccttccagccttTCGGG GATGGGGAGTGCTTGGAGGCACAGAGATGCCTGGTCGCCCTCCTCATGGCCTTCGTCTGCTCCTTGCCCCGTAAT GTGGCAATCCCTCAGCAGGAACGGCTGCtccgggagctgctggcattGGGCTGTTCCTGCAACTGTCCCTTCACAGCCACCACAGCTGCTAAGTGCTTTGCAGGGCTGGTGAACAAGCACCCAGCAG ggcagcagctgactGAAATCCTACAGCTTGCAGTGAACAGGATGGAGGCCAGCCTCACAGAGGGGCCCCGCCGAATGCAGGCACTCACCTTGCTGCTCTGG GTGACCAAAGCCTTGGTGTTGCGCTACCACCCCCTGAGCTCCTGCCTGACAGACAAG CTGCTGGGCCTGTTGGGTGACACAGAGCTCGGCCCTGCCGCAGCCGATGGCTTCTCCCTGCTCATGGCCGAGTCCCCAGACGTGCTGCACAAGGGCTGCCATGCTGACGTGCGCATCATGTTCCGCCAGCGCTTCTTCACTGACAACGTCCCCAAGCTGGTGCAAGGCTTCCATGGGGCTGGCCCCG ATGTGAAGGCCAATTACCTGAAAAGCCTGTCCCATGTACTCAACCACCTCCCCAAACCTGTACTGGTGACAGAGCTGCCCACG ctgctttccctCCTGCTTGAGGCCTTGTCCTGCTCAGATCGTGTAGTACAGCTCTCCACACTGAGCTGCCTCCACCCACTGCTGCTCGAAGCTCCCCAGATCATGAGCCTGCATGTCGACACACTGGTCACCAAGTTCCTCAACCTCACCTCCAGCCCCACCATG GCTGTCCGCATTGCTGCCCTGCGCTGTGCCCATGCCCTCACCAGTCTGCCCACAACAGTG CTGCTCCCATACAAGGGCCGAGTTATCCGGGCACTGGCCAAGCCTTTGGATGACAAAAAGAGGCTAGTGCGGAAGGAAGCAGTGGCAGCACGCGGAGAATG gttCCTGCTCGGGAGCCCAGGCAGGTGA